The nucleotide sequence CAAGGAAGTGGCAGGGCAGATCTTAAGCTTCATAGGCTTCATCGGGGTCGCGGTGACCTGTGGAATCCCCATGTGGAGGGTCACCTCTTACATCGGCGCCAACATCGTAACAGGTCAGATTATCTGGGATGGCCTGTGGATGAACTGTGTAATGCAGAGCACCGGACAGATGCAGTGCAAGCTCAACGAGTCTGTCATGAGACTTTCTCCGGACCTGCAAGCCGCCAGAGCCCTAGTCATCATCTCGCTCATCTTCGGCTTCATTGGCTTCGTCATCAGCTTCATCGGAGCAAAGTGCACTGGTTGCCTCAAGAATGAATCGTCCAGGGCGAAGGTGGTGATCATCAGTGGCTGTTTCATCATTGTCTCTGCCGTCCTGATCCTTATCCCCGTCTGCTGGTCCGCAGCCGTCAGCATCACAGATTTCCAGAACCCTTTAACCATTGAAACACAGCGGAGGGAAATTGGAGCTTCTATTTACATCGGCTGGGCCTCGGCTGCGTTTCTTCTGATCGGAGGTATTGTCCTTACCACGTCGTGTCCGCCTCAAAAGCAAATGTATGGATACCCAGGCTACCCACCTGCACCAGTTTATCCCTATGCTGGCCCCCAGTACGGTCCTGTATATGTTCCCCCATCCAACAGATCATACACAGGCACTGCAAGCTACGTACCCAATAAACCTTATGCAGCACCTTCTGCGTACGCTCCTGCACAATACCGCTGAAGACCGAGAGGACAGAGACCAGAACAGACTGAGGTTTCTGCAAACTTTAGGACACAAAAGACTTGACCAAAAGCCCTGGTTTCGAGGGACTGGTATCCCTAATTACTATGACACTTTGATTATTActaattttgcttttaaagaatCTTTTGGACCGTGTCTGAGAGAAGACAGTCTTGAACGAACGTGTGTACATGACGACAGGAAGCTGCATTTTTGAACGAGGCAACGTCAGTCTAttaatttacacattttatgaatgtaattttgtaaaaaaaaaaaattcttgtgATGTGATTTTTGTTGATGCTCCTTGTATTTTGCCATGTATTTCTAAGCATTTGAATAAAGTGTAACATGTTATCTCATCTGAGTGGGGTCATTTTGGTAACATTCTGGTTTGATTAATGACGTATTCAGGCCAGAGCCTTTCACGTATACCAGTTTCTTACTTTACCTCATGGAGATTCATGATAATCCCATAAAATATTGAACATGAAGAGGTGaaactgggtgtgtgtgtgtgtgtgtgtgtgtgtttgtttgtgtaaatGAACCAATCAACAGTGACAATGGGGGAACTTTTTGTAATGAGTTGATTAAACAGTTGGGTGACTGCTGCTTACGCAGGATTGATGAGAGATTTGTTGACGTCACATCCGGTGATACTGCCAagtttgttggtgtttttgacCTGAAACCAGTGGATCTGATCTTCCAgttgtagtatctgacccgttctatgcaggctttacgtttGTAAGGCCGTAAGGTGTTTAACTGccaacctaagcacaatatcaggacatcctccacatgtgtgtccggtgtccttcttccttctacaggaacctgtgggcccctggtacctctcactaggaggatgtatagcatgaagcatctacactattcccttttttggtcataactgaacaaacacaccattgagttgaccatacggtatagcgtgaggtcatcagaaaagaatgtgtttactggactctataagaaggaggtatcgAGGTAGactccccggagttcttcaccatcgggacctcgagacctccctcgggcatgctgcagcgtccgattgatgcctgactgttctctccaataaacatctttgataaccaagtcggtgtctgcgaagtttccttcctcatcaacacatctcggcaaccaccaggagaagattcacaacacagTCCTTTGACCAATAGTTAACCCCTAGCCTTGTGCTGCCCCAGCGAGCGGAGGCTCATCTAAATTGGCCTCATTTACA is from Takifugu rubripes chromosome 11, fTakRub1.2, whole genome shotgun sequence and encodes:
- the cldnf gene encoding claudin f gives rise to the protein MGRIAKEVAGQILSFIGFIGVAVTCGIPMWRVTSYIGANIVTGQIIWDGLWMNCVMQSTGQMQCKLNESVMRLSPDLQAARALVIISLIFGFIGFVISFIGAKCTGCLKNESSRAKVVIISGCFIIVSAVLILIPVCWSAAVSITDFQNPLTIETQRREIGASIYIGWASAAFLLIGGIVLTTSCPPQKQMYGYPGYPPAPVYPYAGPQYGPVYVPPSNRSYTGTASYVPNKPYAAPSAYAPAQYR